A single Dechloromonas denitrificans DNA region contains:
- a CDS encoding RNA methyltransferase produces the protein MNPESLLSRIRVVLCRPSHPGNIGAVARAMKTMGLSSLYLVQPKQFPDPEADTRATGAVDLLEKAKITASLAEALAGSVFAVALSARQRDLGPAIGQPRETVARLLAEAEHGDVALVFGNETVGLSNEEILHCQAAVTIPTNPDFSSLNLGSAVQVLCYECRMAAFSERPPVAGQGVTPFVSPTASLDEVEGLFGHLESVMTDTGFFNPAQPGRLMHKLRRMFGRVRLEKDEINILRGILASTQVKTGHGRKD, from the coding sequence ATGAACCCGGAAAGCCTTCTTTCACGTATCAGAGTCGTCCTGTGCCGTCCTAGCCATCCGGGTAATATCGGCGCGGTGGCCCGGGCCATGAAGACGATGGGCTTGTCCAGTTTGTATCTGGTGCAGCCCAAGCAGTTTCCTGATCCGGAAGCCGATACGCGGGCGACCGGTGCGGTCGACCTGCTGGAAAAGGCAAAAATAACCGCGTCGCTGGCTGAAGCCCTTGCCGGAAGCGTATTTGCCGTAGCGCTATCGGCACGGCAGCGGGATCTCGGGCCGGCAATCGGCCAGCCGCGCGAAACGGTTGCCCGTCTGCTGGCCGAAGCGGAACACGGGGATGTGGCACTGGTTTTCGGCAACGAAACGGTTGGTCTGAGCAATGAGGAAATCCTGCATTGTCAGGCGGCGGTGACGATACCGACCAATCCGGATTTCAGCTCGCTCAATCTTGGTTCGGCAGTGCAGGTGTTGTGCTACGAATGCCGCATGGCAGCGTTTTCCGAGCGACCGCCGGTTGCCGGCCAGGGGGTTACTCCGTTCGTTTCGCCGACGGCCAGTCTGGACGAAGTTGAGGGCTTGTTCGGGCATCTGGAGTCGGTGATGACCGATACCGGGTTTTTTAATCCGGCCCAACCAGGTCGTTTGATGCACAAATTGCGCCGCATGTTCGGTCGCGTTCGATTGGAAAAGGACGAAATCAACATCCTGCGTGGCATCCTGGCATCGACCCAAGTTAAAACCGGACACGGCCGGAAAGACTAA
- a CDS encoding P-II family nitrogen regulator, whose protein sequence is MKKIEAIIKPFKLDEVREALSEIGISGLTVTEVKGFGRQKGHTELYRGAEYVVDFLPKIKIEIVVNGEHVDAAIEAIIKAARTGKIGDGKIFVMPVEQVVRIRTGETNEAAV, encoded by the coding sequence ATGAAAAAAATCGAAGCCATCATCAAACCCTTCAAGCTCGACGAAGTGCGCGAGGCACTGTCGGAAATCGGTATATCCGGTCTGACCGTCACTGAAGTCAAGGGCTTCGGCCGCCAGAAAGGGCACACTGAGCTCTATCGCGGTGCTGAGTACGTGGTCGACTTTCTGCCCAAGATCAAAATCGAAATCGTCGTCAATGGCGAGCATGTCGATGCCGCCATCGAAGCGATCATCAAGGCTGCGCGGACCGGCAAGATCGGCGACGGCAAGATTTTCGTGATGCCGGTCGAGCAGGTCGTCCGTATTCGTACCGGCGAGACCAACGAAGCGGCTGTCTGA
- the lolA gene encoding outer membrane lipoprotein chaperone LolA produces MKFALKMLSIAAVAVLPQWAQAGAVDQLHQFLSSTRTLKAEFSQMVIGKGGRKPQQSSGLVAISRPGKLRWDIQKPYPQLVVGDGEKIWIYDTELKQITVRKAGQAINGSPAALLSGNNDLEKNFTLKDVGEAEGMAWVEAIPKTSDSGFESVRLGFVGSDLKAMELHDSFGQATHIRFSRLERNPVLPAATFKFTPPAGVDIVGE; encoded by the coding sequence ATGAAATTTGCCCTGAAAATGCTGTCGATCGCAGCAGTCGCCGTTTTGCCCCAGTGGGCTCAGGCCGGTGCCGTCGATCAACTCCATCAGTTCCTTAGCAGCACACGGACGCTGAAGGCGGAGTTTTCCCAAATGGTCATCGGTAAAGGCGGGCGCAAACCGCAGCAGTCGTCCGGCCTGGTCGCCATCTCGCGGCCTGGGAAACTGCGCTGGGATATCCAGAAACCCTATCCGCAGCTGGTGGTAGGTGATGGCGAGAAAATCTGGATTTACGACACCGAGCTGAAGCAGATCACTGTCCGCAAGGCCGGTCAGGCAATCAACGGGTCGCCGGCCGCGCTACTCTCGGGCAACAACGATCTGGAGAAAAACTTCACCCTCAAGGATGTTGGCGAAGCCGAGGGGATGGCCTGGGTCGAAGCGATTCCCAAGACCAGTGACAGCGGCTTTGAAAGCGTGCGTCTCGGCTTCGTCGGCAGTGACTTGAAGGCCATGGAGTTACACGACAGCTTCGGGCAGGCGACGCATATCCGCTTTTCCAGGCTTGAACGCAACCCGGTACTCCCTGCTGCTACTTTCAAATTCACACCGCCGGCCGGCGTCGATATCGTCGGCGAATAA
- a CDS encoding DNA translocase FtsK, producing the protein MVDRSSPSPLPDKIGSLLQESRWLAVGAVALFLTMALWGFDKADPGWSHAVVAQTMHNPAGRAGAWIADLLLYIFGLSAWWWIVLLGMSVWWGFRKLNVADAGDRRSLLIALAGFVLLLVASSSLEALRFYTMQTELPLSPGGMLGIEMSRVLARQLGYTGSTLLLLAVIAAGWSVFSGMSWLWAFEKMGALLEAFGAFFYGRLDAWRDRKIGREVAQQREVVVEEEKRRVELHDPIIIETPPPDVPVSKKAEARAEREKQVALFPEAIIGGQLPPLHLLDPAPPVTETVSAEILEYTSRLIERKLADFGVQVKVLAALPGPVITRYEIEPAVGVKGAQIVNLARDLARALAMVSIRVVETVPGKSCMALELPNARRQMVKLSEIISSKPYNDMASPLTVCLGKDIGGQPVVADLAKTPHLLVAGTTGSGKSVGVNAMILSMLYKAEPDQVRLIMVDPKMLELSIYEGIPHLLAPVVTDMKQAANALHWCVTEMEKRYKLMSAMGVRNIAGLNTKIRDAEKRGEHIPNPLTLTPETPEPLKTMPFIVVIIDELADLMMVVGKKVEEQIARLAQKARASGIHLVLATQRPSVDVITGLIKANIPTRLSFQVSSKIDSRTILDQMGAEALLGQGDMLYLAPGTGYPTRVHGAFVSDDEVHRVVEHLKATGAPEYIEDILTGSAGDDEEGGEGGEGSNDAESDPLYDQAVDIVLKNKRASISLVQRHLRIGYNRSARLIEAMEKAGLVSTMDGRGGREVLARKEAE; encoded by the coding sequence ATGGTTGACCGGAGTTCGCCGAGCCCGCTCCCCGACAAGATCGGCTCGTTGTTGCAGGAGTCGCGCTGGTTGGCGGTCGGCGCCGTTGCGCTGTTCCTGACGATGGCCCTGTGGGGCTTCGACAAGGCAGACCCGGGCTGGTCGCACGCCGTTGTCGCGCAAACCATGCATAACCCGGCTGGTCGGGCCGGAGCCTGGATTGCCGATCTGCTGCTGTATATTTTCGGGCTTTCCGCTTGGTGGTGGATCGTGCTGCTTGGCATGTCCGTCTGGTGGGGTTTTCGCAAACTCAATGTGGCGGATGCCGGCGATCGTCGCTCGCTGTTGATCGCGCTGGCCGGCTTTGTTCTGCTGCTGGTGGCCAGTTCGTCGCTTGAAGCCTTGCGTTTTTACACGATGCAGACTGAATTGCCGCTCAGCCCCGGCGGCATGCTTGGCATCGAGATGAGCCGTGTGCTCGCCCGTCAGCTTGGCTATACCGGCTCGACCCTGCTTCTGCTGGCGGTGATCGCGGCCGGCTGGAGCGTCTTCTCGGGGATGTCCTGGCTGTGGGCCTTCGAGAAAATGGGGGCGCTGCTGGAAGCCTTTGGCGCTTTTTTCTACGGCCGGCTCGATGCCTGGCGTGACCGGAAGATCGGTCGCGAAGTGGCTCAGCAGCGGGAAGTTGTCGTCGAGGAAGAAAAGCGCCGGGTCGAGTTGCACGATCCGATCATCATCGAAACCCCGCCTCCCGACGTGCCGGTCTCGAAGAAGGCCGAGGCGCGGGCCGAGCGCGAGAAGCAGGTGGCCCTTTTCCCCGAGGCGATCATCGGTGGCCAGCTGCCGCCGCTGCACCTGCTCGATCCGGCGCCGCCGGTGACCGAGACGGTTAGCGCCGAAATCCTCGAATACACCTCGCGTCTGATCGAGCGCAAGCTGGCCGACTTTGGCGTGCAGGTCAAGGTTCTGGCAGCCTTGCCGGGGCCGGTGATCACCCGCTATGAAATCGAGCCGGCGGTTGGCGTCAAGGGCGCGCAGATCGTCAATCTGGCGCGCGACCTGGCGCGGGCGCTGGCCATGGTGTCGATCCGGGTTGTCGAAACGGTGCCCGGCAAGTCCTGCATGGCGCTTGAGCTGCCCAACGCCCGGCGGCAGATGGTCAAGCTCTCCGAGATCATCTCCAGCAAGCCCTACAACGACATGGCGAGTCCTCTGACGGTCTGTCTCGGCAAGGATATCGGCGGCCAGCCGGTGGTTGCCGATCTGGCCAAGACGCCGCACCTGCTGGTTGCCGGGACGACCGGTTCGGGCAAGTCGGTCGGGGTCAATGCGATGATCCTCTCGATGCTTTACAAAGCCGAGCCCGATCAGGTCCGCCTGATCATGGTCGACCCGAAGATGCTCGAATTGTCGATCTACGAGGGCATCCCGCACCTGCTGGCACCGGTCGTCACCGACATGAAACAGGCCGCCAATGCGCTGCACTGGTGCGTGACGGAAATGGAGAAGCGCTACAAGCTGATGTCGGCGATGGGCGTACGCAATATCGCCGGTCTCAACACCAAGATTCGCGACGCCGAGAAGCGCGGCGAGCACATCCCCAATCCGCTGACGCTGACGCCGGAAACCCCGGAGCCGCTGAAGACCATGCCGTTCATCGTCGTCATCATCGACGAACTGGCTGACCTGATGATGGTGGTCGGCAAGAAGGTCGAGGAACAGATCGCCCGTCTGGCGCAGAAAGCCCGTGCCTCCGGTATCCACCTCGTGCTGGCGACCCAGCGGCCGAGCGTCGATGTCATCACCGGCCTGATCAAGGCGAATATCCCGACTCGTCTTTCCTTCCAGGTGTCCAGCAAGATCGATTCGCGGACTATCCTTGATCAGATGGGCGCCGAGGCGCTGCTTGGCCAGGGCGACATGCTCTATCTGGCGCCCGGTACCGGTTACCCGACCCGGGTGCATGGTGCTTTCGTCTCCGATGACGAAGTGCATCGCGTAGTCGAGCACCTGAAGGCGACCGGTGCGCCGGAATATATCGAAGACATCCTCACCGGGTCTGCCGGGGACGATGAAGAAGGAGGCGAGGGTGGCGAGGGGAGTAACGATGCCGAGAGCGATCCGCTCTACGACCAGGCTGTCGATATCGTGCTGAAGAACAAGCGCGCTTCGATTTCGCTGGTCCAGCGTCACCTGCGTATCGGTTATAACCGTTCGGCACGGCTCATCGAAGCGATGGAAAAAGCCGGTCTGGTTTCGACAATGGATGGTCGTGGTGGCCGTGAGGTTTTGGCCCGCAAGGAAGCTGAATGA
- the trxB gene encoding thioredoxin-disulfide reductase, translated as MSQPARHNRLIILGSGPAGYTAAVYAARANLKPLLITGLAQGGQLMTTTEVDNWPADADGVQGPELMARFEAHARRFETEILFDHIHTTQLTDRPFTLVGDSGTYTCDALIIATGASAQYLGLPSEEKFAGKGVSACATCDGFFYRNKPVAVVGGGNTAVEEALYLANIASHVTLIHRREKFRAEKIMQDKLFEKEKAGKITILYNSSLDEVLGDDSGVTGLRVKNVQTGATQDVDVFGVFIAIGHKPNTDIFAGQLEMEGGYLVTQTGRHGNATQTSIPGVFAAGDVQDHIYRQACTSAGTGCMAALDAERYLDQLA; from the coding sequence ATGTCCCAGCCCGCCCGCCACAATCGTCTCATCATCCTCGGTTCCGGCCCGGCCGGCTATACCGCCGCCGTCTATGCCGCCCGCGCCAACCTCAAGCCGCTGCTGATCACCGGCCTCGCCCAGGGCGGTCAATTGATGACCACTACCGAAGTTGACAACTGGCCGGCCGATGCCGACGGCGTTCAGGGTCCGGAACTGATGGCCCGCTTCGAAGCGCATGCCCGTCGCTTCGAGACCGAAATCCTCTTCGACCACATCCACACCACCCAGCTAACCGATCGCCCCTTCACGCTGGTCGGCGACAGCGGCACCTACACCTGCGATGCGCTGATCATCGCCACCGGCGCCTCGGCCCAGTACCTGGGGCTGCCTTCCGAAGAGAAATTCGCCGGCAAGGGAGTGTCCGCCTGCGCCACCTGTGACGGCTTCTTCTATCGCAACAAGCCGGTCGCGGTAGTCGGTGGCGGCAATACCGCGGTCGAGGAAGCCCTCTACCTGGCCAACATCGCCAGCCACGTCACGCTGATTCATCGCCGCGAAAAATTTCGCGCCGAAAAAATCATGCAGGACAAGCTATTCGAAAAAGAGAAGGCCGGCAAGATCACCATTCTCTACAACAGCTCGCTTGACGAAGTTCTCGGCGACGATTCCGGCGTCACCGGCCTGCGCGTCAAGAATGTGCAAACCGGCGCGACACAGGATGTTGATGTCTTCGGCGTCTTCATCGCCATCGGCCACAAGCCGAACACCGACATTTTCGCCGGCCAGCTCGAAATGGAGGGCGGTTATCTGGTGACGCAGACCGGGCGCCACGGCAATGCAACGCAAACCAGCATCCCCGGGGTCTTCGCGGCCGGCGACGTGCAGGACCACATCTACCGCCAGGCCTGCACTTCAGCTGGTACCGGCTGCATGGCAGCGCTCGATGCCGAGCGCTATCTGGACCAGCTCGCCTGA
- a CDS encoding HDOD domain-containing protein, whose amino-acid sequence MTPASMHSDQDKKGDALKTQRFQMLEDIAKELSGEVIFPTYFDAVMRLRKVLQDPAQSISGIAAAVAIEPLISAKLLHLANSVAFNPQGREVVDLKSAIARLGVNAVRTAALSIVMTQLLRAKGMAAFSEITHALWEHSIRTAAAARIIAKTASRLNSDEAMLAGLIHDLGAFYMLYRATQYEELRERPDSVKYLIIQWHESIGASLLNAIGIPEEIVDATIDHDRIRPTPDPIRNLQEVIYVANMLADGHFEWLMQDQQKSPEELTVLNEKYGHLIPEIDALAKEMHASFS is encoded by the coding sequence ATGACTCCAGCATCGATGCACAGCGACCAGGACAAAAAAGGGGATGCATTAAAGACCCAGCGATTTCAGATGCTGGAGGACATCGCCAAGGAGCTCTCGGGCGAGGTGATTTTCCCCACCTATTTCGATGCTGTCATGCGCCTGCGCAAGGTTCTCCAGGATCCGGCCCAGAGCATTTCCGGAATCGCTGCGGCGGTTGCCATCGAACCCCTGATCAGCGCCAAATTGCTGCATCTGGCCAATTCCGTAGCCTTCAATCCGCAAGGCAGGGAAGTCGTCGATCTCAAGTCGGCAATTGCCCGACTCGGCGTCAACGCCGTGCGCACCGCAGCACTGTCCATCGTCATGACCCAGTTGTTGCGCGCCAAGGGCATGGCCGCCTTCTCCGAGATAACCCATGCGCTCTGGGAGCATTCCATCCGCACCGCAGCGGCCGCCCGCATCATTGCCAAGACGGCGAGTCGCCTGAATTCCGACGAAGCCATGCTGGCCGGCCTGATTCATGATCTTGGCGCGTTCTACATGCTCTACCGCGCGACGCAATATGAAGAATTACGGGAGCGCCCGGATAGCGTCAAGTACCTGATCATCCAGTGGCACGAAAGCATCGGCGCGTCACTGCTCAACGCCATCGGCATTCCCGAGGAAATCGTCGACGCCACCATTGACCACGACCGGATTCGCCCCACCCCGGACCCCATCCGCAACCTGCAGGAAGTGATTTACGTGGCCAACATGCTGGCTGACGGCCATTTTGAATGGTTGATGCAGGATCAGCAGAAATCCCCGGAAGAATTAACCGTGCTGAATGAAAAATATGGCCACCTGATTCCTGAAATCGATGCCCTGGCCAAGGAAATGCACGCCAGTTTCAGTTGA
- a CDS encoding Smr/MutS family protein — translation MIDPDDLAAFRAAVADTKPLPKTDRVHLGGPMPPPRPLQHIADEHAALHESLYGAISLQDRLEGGDEPNYTRNGLASTVLRDLRRGRWVIQDEIDLHGLNREEARQLLAEFMVESLHYGKRCVRVIHGKGLSSPQRTSVLRQLVRGWLAQREEVLAYCQARPHDGGEGALIVLLRAQKAQHR, via the coding sequence TTGATCGATCCGGACGATCTTGCAGCCTTTCGGGCGGCAGTGGCCGATACCAAGCCACTGCCGAAGACCGACCGCGTCCACCTGGGCGGGCCAATGCCACCACCCCGCCCGCTGCAACATATTGCCGATGAGCACGCCGCACTGCACGAGAGCCTGTATGGCGCGATCAGCCTGCAGGACCGGCTGGAGGGTGGCGACGAGCCGAACTACACACGAAACGGACTGGCCAGCACCGTGCTGCGTGATTTGCGCCGCGGCCGCTGGGTGATTCAGGATGAAATCGACCTGCACGGCCTGAATCGCGAAGAAGCCAGGCAACTGCTGGCCGAATTCATGGTCGAGAGTCTGCATTACGGCAAGCGCTGCGTTCGGGTGATCCACGGCAAGGGACTGAGCTCACCGCAAAGAACCTCCGTCCTGCGCCAGCTGGTACGCGGTTGGCTGGCCCAAAGGGAAGAAGTCCTGGCCTACTGCCAGGCCAGGCCGCACGACGGCGGCGAAGGTGCGTTGATCGTCCTGCTGCGGGCCCAGAAAGCCCAGCACCGCTAG
- a CDS encoding Crp/Fnr family transcriptional regulator: MSAANFGLSLVVLRNVPLFSGLDESELEKLSRVSVRKRVERGAFVVRAAESTDSLYSVLTGRAKVTNTDEEGREIILAWLGPGEFFGEMGLIDGSPRSANVVASEPCELMVLSKEAFQRCLQDNFQVAQKLMQILVRRLREADRKIESLALLDVYGRVARLLLDLSVEEEGRRIVKKKISKQDMARMIGASREMVSKVMRDLELSGYIATENDLVVILGA, translated from the coding sequence ATGTCTGCTGCTAATTTCGGCTTGAGCCTGGTTGTATTGCGCAACGTGCCGCTGTTTTCCGGGCTGGATGAATCCGAACTGGAAAAACTTTCCCGGGTTTCCGTCCGCAAACGTGTCGAGCGCGGCGCATTTGTCGTGCGCGCGGCGGAAAGTACCGATTCGTTGTATTCCGTGCTCACCGGGCGGGCCAAAGTGACCAATACCGATGAAGAAGGGCGCGAGATCATCCTGGCCTGGCTCGGGCCGGGCGAGTTCTTCGGTGAAATGGGTCTGATCGACGGCAGCCCGCGTTCGGCCAATGTCGTCGCCAGTGAACCTTGCGAATTGATGGTGCTCAGCAAGGAAGCGTTCCAGCGCTGCCTGCAGGACAACTTTCAGGTGGCACAGAAGCTGATGCAGATTCTCGTCCGCCGTTTACGCGAAGCCGACCGCAAGATCGAGAGTCTGGCGCTGCTCGATGTCTATGGCCGCGTCGCTCGTTTGCTGCTCGATCTCTCGGTAGAGGAAGAGGGGCGGCGTATCGTCAAGAAAAAGATTTCAAAGCAGGATATGGCCAGAATGATTGGTGCATCGCGCGAAATGGTCAGCAAGGTCATGCGCGATCTGGAGTTGAGCGGCTACATCGCGACCGAGAACGATCTGGTGGTCATTCTGGGTGCATGA
- a CDS encoding inositol monophosphatase family protein, translating into MHPALNIAIKAARRAGQIINRASNDLDLLKVSTKQPNDFVTEVDKAAEAAIIETLQEAYPAYGILAEESGETAGKGSGDSEYQWIIDPLDGTTNFIHGMPQYAVSIALSKGGSIEQAVVFDPNRNELFTASKGGGAFLNERRIRVSRRIKLQGSLIGTGFPYRMFDKIDTYLAIFKELSQKTAGQRRPGAASLDLAYVACGRFDGFWEFGLSPWDMAAGVLLISEAGGLVSDLRGEANYLETGNLIAGTPKVFAPLLKVVESHLPESVRG; encoded by the coding sequence ATGCATCCAGCCCTGAATATCGCCATCAAGGCGGCGCGCCGCGCCGGCCAGATCATCAATCGTGCTTCCAACGATCTCGACCTGCTGAAGGTTTCGACCAAACAGCCCAACGATTTCGTCACCGAAGTCGACAAGGCTGCCGAAGCCGCCATCATCGAGACGCTGCAGGAGGCCTACCCAGCGTACGGCATTTTAGCAGAGGAGTCCGGCGAGACGGCCGGCAAGGGTTCGGGCGACAGCGAATACCAGTGGATCATCGACCCACTGGACGGGACGACCAACTTCATCCATGGCATGCCCCAGTACGCCGTCTCGATTGCCCTGAGCAAAGGTGGCTCGATCGAACAAGCAGTGGTTTTCGACCCGAACCGCAACGAACTCTTCACGGCCAGCAAAGGCGGCGGCGCCTTCCTCAACGAACGCCGCATTCGTGTCTCGCGCCGCATCAAACTGCAGGGTTCCCTGATCGGAACCGGCTTTCCGTACCGCATGTTCGACAAGATCGACACCTACCTTGCCATCTTCAAGGAACTGTCCCAGAAGACGGCCGGCCAAAGGCGTCCGGGGGCAGCCTCGCTCGACCTCGCCTATGTTGCATGTGGCCGTTTTGACGGCTTCTGGGAATTCGGCCTGTCGCCCTGGGACATGGCCGCCGGCGTGCTGCTCATTTCGGAAGCGGGCGGCCTGGTCAGCGACCTGCGTGGCGAAGCCAACTATCTAGAAACCGGCAACCTGATCGCTGGCACACCGAAGGTTTTCGCCCCGCTACTCAAGGTCGTCGAAAGCCACCTGCCGGAATCGGTGCGCGGCTGA
- a CDS encoding HU family DNA-binding protein — MNKTDLIDHIATSAEISKAAAGRALDATVAAVTEALKNGDTVSLIGFGTFYVGERAARTGRNPRTGKTLEIKAAKSPKFRPGKGLKDALN, encoded by the coding sequence CATATCGCCACTTCCGCCGAAATTTCCAAGGCGGCCGCCGGTCGCGCACTTGATGCCACCGTTGCTGCCGTCACGGAAGCCCTGAAGAATGGCGACACCGTCAGCCTGATCGGTTTCGGCACTTTCTACGTTGGCGAGCGTGCAGCCCGCACCGGTCGCAATCCGCGCACCGGCAAAACGCTGGAAATCAAGGCCGCCAAATCACCGAAATTCCGTCCGGGCAAGGGTCTGAAAGACGCGCTGAACTAA